A genomic region of Anaerolineales bacterium contains the following coding sequences:
- a CDS encoding YaaA family protein, protein MLILLHSSKAMRSAPQAGLAQPALLAQARQLAAYLQALSAEELARMMKLSAPLALKTQALLAAWTDAPAAQTAALDSFIGDIYSGMQAPSLSAAERNYANKTLRILSGLYGVLRPLDGIAPYRLEMGYKLPGLPAKNLYAYWGAQVAQQLPQAGPVVNLAAKEYSDVVTAYIDAARLVTPKFLTINRKTGEPAFVTVHAKVARGAFAHWLLVNRVEAPDELAGFNAIGYRYDKKRSTPQAPVFVCKDFGGTGLSIRLQDKQGLS, encoded by the coding sequence ATGCTGATCTTGCTACATTCTTCGAAAGCGATGCGCAGCGCCCCGCAGGCGGGGTTGGCCCAGCCTGCCTTGCTGGCGCAGGCGCGCCAGTTGGCCGCCTACCTGCAGGCGCTCAGCGCCGAGGAGTTGGCGCGCATGATGAAGCTTTCGGCGCCCTTGGCGCTCAAGACCCAGGCGCTGCTGGCGGCCTGGACGGATGCGCCGGCGGCGCAGACCGCTGCGCTGGACAGTTTCATCGGGGACATCTACAGCGGCATGCAAGCCCCCAGCCTGAGCGCCGCCGAACGCAATTACGCCAACAAGACCTTGCGTATTCTCTCCGGCTTGTATGGGGTGCTGCGCCCGCTGGATGGCATCGCACCGTATCGCCTGGAGATGGGCTACAAGCTGCCCGGGTTGCCCGCCAAGAACCTATATGCGTATTGGGGCGCGCAGGTGGCGCAGCAGTTGCCGCAGGCTGGCCCCGTGGTGAACCTGGCGGCGAAGGAATATTCGGATGTGGTCACCGCGTATATCGATGCAGCTCGCCTGGTGACGCCAAAATTCCTGACGATCAACCGTAAGACCGGCGAGCCGGCTTTCGTTACTGTGCATGCCAAGGTGGCGCGCGGCGCTTTTGCGCACTGGTTGCTGGTGAATCGCGTTGAGGCGCCGGATGAGCTGGCCGGGTTCAATGCGATCGGCTATCGCTACGACAAAAAGCGCAGCACGCCGCAGGCGCCGGTTTTCGTGTGCAAAGACTTTGGCGGCACTGGGCTAAGCATTCGCTTGCAAGACAAACAGGGGCTGAGCTGA
- a CDS encoding sigma-54-dependent Fis family transcriptional regulator: protein MSMTLLLIEDEKAARTNVATFLKKKDYEVLEAGDLKTGREFIQQGLVDIVLLDVQLPDGLGTSLLEETVSMVMRPLMIVVTGHGNIEMAVEAMKSGAHDFLQKPVDLKQVEKSVQRAGEIVAMRRELQQLRQTQYDDFVLGSSQAMKTMMELAERVAQSSVSVLISGETGTGKEVVAKAIHELGARKDKPFMAINCAAFQSTMIESELFGHEAGAYTGAEKRKLGLFELANDGVLFLDEIASMPLDMQAKLLRALEERSFHRMGGTTLIKVDVQVLAASNRNLQALIEKGDFREDLFYRLNVLELNVPPLRERKPDIPELVGFFVRHFNMRMGRNIQDITPQAMQALNEYDWPGNIRELRNVLERAMLLCDEAAIDLRHLPVELASPKPAKKK from the coding sequence ATGAGCATGACGTTACTCCTCATTGAAGACGAAAAAGCCGCCCGCACCAACGTGGCTACCTTCCTCAAGAAGAAGGATTACGAGGTGCTGGAAGCCGGAGACCTGAAGACCGGCCGTGAGTTCATCCAGCAGGGGCTGGTGGATATTGTGTTGCTGGATGTGCAGTTGCCCGACGGGCTAGGCACCTCCCTACTCGAGGAAACCGTCTCAATGGTGATGCGCCCACTGATGATCGTAGTCACCGGCCACGGCAACATTGAAATGGCCGTCGAAGCGATGAAGAGCGGCGCGCACGACTTTTTACAGAAACCGGTCGATCTGAAGCAGGTAGAAAAATCAGTGCAGCGCGCTGGCGAGATCGTTGCCATGCGCCGCGAGCTGCAGCAACTGCGCCAAACCCAGTACGATGATTTTGTGCTGGGCAGCAGCCAGGCAATGAAGACGATGATGGAGCTGGCCGAGCGCGTGGCGCAATCCTCCGTTTCAGTCTTGATCAGCGGCGAAACCGGCACCGGCAAGGAAGTGGTGGCCAAGGCGATCCACGAGCTGGGGGCGCGCAAAGACAAGCCCTTCATGGCGATCAACTGTGCCGCCTTCCAAAGCACCATGATCGAATCCGAATTGTTCGGGCACGAAGCGGGCGCCTACACCGGCGCCGAGAAGCGCAAGCTGGGCCTGTTTGAGCTGGCCAACGATGGCGTGCTGTTCCTCGACGAGATCGCTTCGATGCCGCTGGATATGCAGGCCAAGCTGTTGCGCGCCCTCGAGGAGCGCAGCTTTCACCGCATGGGCGGCACCACCCTCATCAAAGTCGATGTGCAGGTGCTGGCCGCCTCCAATCGCAACCTGCAGGCGCTGATCGAAAAAGGCGATTTCCGCGAAGACCTGTTCTATCGCCTCAACGTGCTGGAGCTGAACGTGCCGCCGCTGCGCGAGCGCAAGCCAGACATCCCCGAATTGGTGGGCTTCTTCGTGCGCCACTTCAATATGCGCATGGGCCGCAACATTCAAGACATTACTCCGCAGGCCATGCAGGCCTTGAATGAGTATGACTGGCCGGGGAATATCCGTGAGTTGCGCAACGTTTTAGAGCGTGCTATGCTGCTGTGCGACGAAGCTGCCATTGATCTGCGCCACCTGCCCGTCGAACTTGCCAGCCCGAAGCCGGCCAAGAAAAAGTAG
- a CDS encoding PAS domain S-box protein, with translation MTLTISNLSPFKRRSAGSEEIHALLDLLPHPALIASARTGRILFANGPATELSAYTRKELSELDLATLLPGLAPSARGKQASTLIKRNSQPVSVQASLTHLNGNEHWVAIMLETAASAPAATDTAQRWEALHMLSLAAQQPELSSAYRQILQAGALLTGAQHLVLYTPSASGALQVQAVHGSGMDFPATLEAKDVATLRVPKVWQSGRPIESQLQRAAHASKLSYLASTPLDLTHPEAGLLAAADETAAPSEVLLTLLQILGASASAAALNAEVQHAWRRDAARLAEHEQVTAVLREHMQDGVLFVDASLQLTELNMAAEAMLGYSQNEVLQRPVQEVLIGTRTLLPELEMALQNNQVMEVGKRKLLRRDGQEFLALVRIAPIAPQGKLARLAILISDLSEHEAFHLQTLQMSDRAWLGDVAAIFAHEMQNPLNNISTGLQVMQMGLSENDPSHAQLQSMLEDCERLARYMHSMLGVARGRAHQPEPMDIAEFCRQQMARWRVRLQRKNIQDHLHIGEHIPLIMGDAHALEQVFTNLFTNAMQAMSGQERGLLALNVSASGDGMVEVVISDNGPGVPEELRSRIFEAFFTTKGGEGTGLGLSITRRIVMAHKGEITLESFPGGTLFKLRLPVVQN, from the coding sequence ATGACCCTGACGATCAGCAATCTATCGCCCTTCAAACGCCGCAGCGCCGGCAGCGAGGAGATCCACGCCCTGCTGGATCTGCTCCCTCACCCGGCATTGATTGCCAGCGCCCGCACGGGGCGCATTTTGTTTGCCAATGGCCCGGCCACAGAGTTGAGCGCCTATACGCGCAAAGAACTCAGCGAGCTGGACCTTGCCACCTTGCTGCCCGGCCTGGCGCCCAGTGCGCGCGGCAAGCAGGCCAGCACGCTGATCAAACGCAACAGCCAGCCGGTTTCCGTGCAGGCCAGCCTCACCCACCTGAATGGGAATGAGCACTGGGTGGCGATCATGCTGGAAACCGCGGCCAGCGCTCCGGCCGCCACGGATACCGCCCAGCGCTGGGAAGCCTTGCACATGCTCAGCCTGGCCGCCCAGCAGCCCGAGCTCTCCTCCGCTTACCGCCAGATCCTGCAAGCCGGCGCGCTGCTCACCGGCGCCCAGCATCTGGTGCTCTACACGCCCAGCGCCAGTGGCGCCCTGCAAGTGCAAGCCGTGCACGGCAGCGGCATGGATTTCCCCGCCACGCTGGAAGCCAAAGACGTGGCGACGCTGCGCGTGCCCAAAGTATGGCAATCCGGGCGGCCGATCGAATCGCAATTGCAACGCGCCGCTCACGCCAGCAAGCTCAGCTACCTGGCCAGCACTCCGCTCGACCTGACCCATCCGGAGGCTGGCCTGCTGGCCGCCGCCGACGAGACCGCCGCGCCCAGCGAAGTGCTGCTGACCCTGCTGCAGATCCTGGGTGCCAGCGCCAGCGCCGCGGCCCTCAACGCCGAGGTGCAGCACGCCTGGCGCAGGGATGCCGCCCGCCTGGCCGAGCACGAACAGGTCACCGCCGTGCTGCGCGAGCATATGCAAGATGGCGTGTTGTTTGTGGACGCCAGCCTGCAATTGACTGAGCTCAACATGGCCGCCGAAGCCATGCTGGGCTATTCCCAGAATGAGGTTTTGCAGCGCCCGGTGCAAGAAGTGCTGATCGGCACGCGCACGCTGCTGCCCGAGCTGGAGATGGCCCTGCAGAACAACCAGGTGATGGAGGTGGGCAAGCGCAAGCTACTGCGCCGCGATGGGCAGGAATTTCTGGCGTTGGTACGCATCGCCCCGATCGCGCCGCAGGGCAAGCTAGCCCGCCTGGCGATCCTGATCAGTGATCTCAGCGAGCACGAAGCCTTCCACCTGCAGACCCTGCAAATGAGCGACCGCGCCTGGCTGGGCGATGTGGCCGCCATCTTTGCCCACGAAATGCAAAACCCACTCAACAACATCAGCACCGGCTTGCAAGTGATGCAAATGGGGTTGAGCGAGAACGATCCCAGCCATGCCCAATTGCAAAGCATGCTGGAGGATTGCGAGCGCCTGGCGCGCTACATGCATTCAATGCTGGGCGTGGCACGTGGCCGCGCCCACCAGCCCGAGCCAATGGACATCGCCGAATTCTGCCGCCAGCAGATGGCGCGCTGGCGCGTGCGCCTGCAGCGCAAGAACATTCAGGATCATTTGCATATAGGCGAGCACATTCCACTCATCATGGGCGATGCTCACGCTTTGGAGCAAGTCTTCACTAATCTGTTCACCAACGCCATGCAGGCGATGAGCGGCCAGGAGCGCGGCTTGCTGGCGCTCAACGTCAGCGCCAGTGGCGATGGCATGGTTGAAGTGGTCATCTCGGACAATGGCCCCGGCGTGCCGGAGGAACTGCGCTCGCGCATCTTCGAAGCCTTCTTCACCACTAAAGGCGGCGAAGGTACCGGCCTGGGGCTCTCGATCACGCGCCGCATCGTGATGGCGCACAAAGGCGAGATCACCCTGGAAAGCTTCCCCGGCGGCACCTTATTCAAGCTGCGCCTGCCCGTGGTACAAAACTAA
- a CDS encoding winged helix-turn-helix transcriptional regulator → MSSYSYIMPATKALPRSHSDARELARLEQDLLPQRSAERLAEIFKALSDPTRLRLISLLLENEACVHNLQDVLGMSQSAISHQLRHLRLLKLVRFRKEGRHVYYALDDEHVRKLFEQGLLHAQHRG, encoded by the coding sequence ATGAGCAGTTATTCATATATCATGCCGGCCACCAAAGCCCTACCCCGCAGCCACAGCGACGCCCGCGAGCTGGCCCGCCTTGAGCAAGACCTGCTGCCGCAGCGCTCCGCCGAGCGCCTGGCCGAGATCTTCAAAGCGCTCAGCGATCCGACGCGTTTGCGCCTGATCTCACTCCTGCTGGAGAATGAAGCCTGCGTGCACAATCTGCAAGACGTGCTGGGCATGAGCCAATCAGCCATCTCGCACCAGTTACGCCACCTGCGCCTATTGAAGTTGGTGCGCTTCCGCAAAGAAGGGCGCCACGTCTACTACGCCCTGGATGATGAGCATGTGCGCAAGCTGTTCGAACAAGGCCTGCTGCACGCGCAACATCGCGGCTGA
- a CDS encoding GAF domain-containing protein yields the protein MLPRVRWPKFLRAPHFTDPHTRRFAGILNFMLWVGLFIMAVHLVLTLVLPRTPFLNPYFELLVALLMGTCLLLLHLRQPRLAAGGYVLGLWLVVTASAMELGQVTSAGVSTLYTVILVAGVLLGRAGGLSVAALSGLAVVYMTWSAAGASTPDWAPIITIVLNFGLVALMVIIGEHAIRTSLSSAAHSHSLLSQRSAQLQATADIGLAATASDDVDDFLKAVTQVIAERFALHHVSILTLSQGTSELSLNPLSQGGQVYSAMPSFSLGEANATRSIIAHVARTRRPYLASDVHSDALYLHHPDLGEARSEIAVPIMEGTRLFGVLDVISNQTSLDMDDLNALQVLCTQLGTVIYNKRLLQLSRRHLEETRALHAIALAGMEASDEEEFLRQAANVIGRSLFSENFGILLIDPKRKVLEHKAYHQDGAYRAPAIPLGRGITGVVAQTGKPLLVGDVKRDPDYLMVDERVRSELCVPLRVKNEVIGVLDTENHAPHAFSQNDLQLLEALAGQIALSLERIRLLSDTERRAEELAETLKQQEELARLRDQFVQNVSHEFRTPLAIVSGYIEILSSGDLGPLPAEYHEPVEIIARRTQMLTRLVEDLTSLLNVQDQRNDFVTLYLGDLLNTLYPHQRTQALASQIVLEWEVPASLPPIRGEETLLRTMLNNLLDNAIKFTPSAGRVSLRANVEGASICLRIHDSGIGIPPEQQSRVFERFYQVDGSSSRRFGGTGLGLALVKEIVELHGGEIRLDSQPEQGTTFEVRLPLLPPEA from the coding sequence TTGCTTCCACGCGTGCGCTGGCCAAAGTTCCTGCGCGCCCCCCACTTCACAGATCCGCACACTCGCCGATTTGCCGGCATCCTCAACTTTATGCTGTGGGTCGGCCTGTTCATCATGGCCGTGCACCTGGTACTCACCCTGGTGCTGCCGCGCACCCCCTTTCTGAATCCCTATTTTGAGTTGCTGGTGGCCCTGCTCATGGGCACCTGCTTGCTATTGCTGCACCTGCGCCAACCGCGCCTGGCCGCAGGCGGCTATGTGCTCGGCCTCTGGCTGGTGGTCACCGCCTCCGCGATGGAGCTGGGCCAGGTGACCAGCGCCGGGGTGAGCACGCTGTACACCGTGATCCTGGTGGCCGGCGTGCTCCTCGGGCGCGCCGGCGGCCTCAGCGTGGCGGCGCTCAGCGGGCTGGCGGTGGTGTACATGACCTGGAGCGCGGCCGGCGCCAGCACGCCGGATTGGGCCCCGATCATCACCATCGTGCTTAACTTCGGGCTGGTGGCGCTGATGGTGATCATTGGCGAGCACGCCATCCGCACGTCATTATCCAGCGCGGCGCACAGCCACTCTTTGCTGAGCCAGCGCAGCGCGCAGCTACAGGCCACCGCCGATATTGGCCTGGCGGCCACGGCCAGCGACGATGTGGACGATTTTCTCAAAGCAGTGACGCAAGTCATCGCCGAGCGCTTTGCGCTGCATCACGTATCCATCCTCACCCTCAGCCAGGGCACCAGCGAACTCTCGCTCAACCCACTCAGCCAGGGCGGCCAGGTGTATAGCGCCATGCCCAGCTTCTCGCTCGGCGAGGCCAACGCCACGCGCAGCATCATTGCCCACGTCGCCCGCACGCGCAGGCCGTACCTGGCCAGCGATGTGCACAGCGACGCGTTGTATCTGCATCACCCCGATCTGGGCGAGGCACGTTCGGAGATTGCCGTGCCAATTATGGAAGGCACGCGGTTGTTCGGCGTGCTGGATGTGATCAGCAACCAAACCTCGCTGGATATGGACGACCTCAACGCCTTGCAAGTGCTGTGCACGCAGCTGGGCACGGTGATCTACAACAAGCGTCTGCTGCAACTCTCGCGCCGCCACCTGGAAGAGACCCGCGCCCTGCACGCCATCGCCCTGGCTGGCATGGAGGCCTCCGACGAAGAGGAGTTCCTGCGCCAAGCCGCCAACGTCATCGGCAGATCCCTGTTCTCCGAGAATTTTGGCATCCTGCTGATAGACCCCAAGCGCAAGGTGCTGGAACACAAGGCCTACCATCAGGATGGCGCCTATCGTGCCCCGGCCATCCCGCTGGGGCGTGGCATCACTGGCGTGGTGGCGCAAACTGGCAAACCTCTGCTGGTGGGTGACGTAAAACGTGACCCGGATTACCTGATGGTGGATGAGCGCGTGCGTTCGGAGCTGTGCGTGCCGTTGCGCGTGAAGAATGAGGTCATCGGTGTGCTCGATACGGAGAACCACGCACCGCACGCCTTCAGCCAGAACGATTTGCAGCTCCTCGAAGCCTTGGCCGGGCAGATCGCGCTCTCACTGGAGCGCATTCGCCTGTTGAGCGATACCGAGCGCCGCGCCGAAGAATTAGCCGAGACGCTCAAACAGCAGGAGGAGCTGGCGCGCCTGCGCGACCAGTTCGTGCAGAACGTTTCGCACGAATTCCGTACCCCGCTGGCGATCGTCAGTGGCTATATCGAAATCCTCAGCAGTGGTGACCTTGGCCCCCTGCCCGCCGAATACCACGAACCGGTAGAGATCATCGCCCGCCGCACGCAAATGCTCACCCGCCTGGTGGAGGATCTGACCTCATTGCTGAACGTACAGGACCAACGCAATGATTTTGTAACCCTCTATCTGGGCGATCTGCTCAATACACTCTATCCGCACCAGCGCACCCAGGCACTCGCCAGCCAGATCGTGCTGGAGTGGGAGGTGCCGGCCAGCCTACCCCCCATTCGTGGCGAGGAAACGCTGCTGCGCACCATGCTGAATAACCTGCTGGACAATGCGATCAAATTCACCCCCAGCGCGGGCCGCGTCAGCCTGCGGGCCAACGTGGAAGGCGCGTCGATCTGCCTGCGCATCCACGATAGTGGCATTGGCATCCCGCCCGAGCAGCAAAGCCGCGTGTTCGAGCGCTTCTATCAGGTGGATGGCAGCAGCTCACGCCGCTTCGGCGGCACTGGCCTGGGCCTGGCGCTAGTGAAAGAGATCGTGGAGCTGCACGGCGGCGAGATCCGCCTGGATAGCCAGCCCGAGCAAGGCACCACCTTTGAGGTGCGCCTGCCGCTGCTTCCCCCTGAAGCCTAA
- a CDS encoding formylglycine-generating enzyme family protein — protein sequence MKFAIWLRWGFSLAVLALAGQLGWFLRAGRPIFTHNRVDREVVEARVPAGPVRIGRQENNRRVGQLALQPQEVWLPTFWITRTPITNAQYALCVEAGVCDLPLRQERNPHYYDPAYADHPVVFVSWYAAETYCEWLGGRLPSEAEWEKAARGADERTYAWGEEDPEWFGTVNINNAHEGTIAVGSKPRNASPYGVLDMGGNVREWVADWYFEDGLEGADATAKVLRGASWFDPGKFAMAFSRLYHVPNSPGQNRGFRCAFD from the coding sequence ATGAAATTCGCAATATGGCTACGTTGGGGGTTCTCATTGGCAGTGCTGGCGCTGGCCGGGCAGTTAGGCTGGTTTCTACGCGCTGGCCGCCCGATCTTTACGCACAATCGTGTCGATCGTGAGGTAGTGGAAGCACGCGTGCCAGCCGGGCCGGTGCGCATTGGCCGCCAGGAGAACAACCGGCGCGTGGGCCAGTTGGCACTGCAGCCACAGGAAGTGTGGCTGCCCACGTTTTGGATCACGCGCACGCCGATCACCAATGCTCAATATGCCCTGTGCGTGGAGGCGGGTGTCTGTGACCTGCCGCTGCGCCAGGAGCGCAACCCGCATTACTATGATCCTGCCTACGCGGATCACCCGGTGGTCTTCGTCTCCTGGTATGCCGCTGAAACCTATTGCGAATGGCTCGGCGGGCGCTTGCCCAGCGAAGCAGAATGGGAAAAGGCCGCCCGCGGGGCAGACGAGCGCACGTATGCCTGGGGCGAAGAAGACCCTGAGTGGTTTGGTACAGTGAACATCAATAACGCCCACGAAGGCACCATCGCGGTGGGTAGCAAACCGCGCAACGCCAGCCCTTACGGTGTGCTGGATATGGGCGGCAATGTGCGCGAGTGGGTGGCCGATTGGTACTTCGAGGATGGCTTGGAAGGTGCCGATGCCACGGCCAAAGTATTGCGCGGCGCCTCATGGTTTGACCCCGGCAAGTTTGCGATGGCGTTCAGCCGCCTATACCATGTGCCCAACTCGCCGGGGCAAAATCGCGGCTTTCGCTGCGCCTTTGACTAA
- the cadA gene encoding cadmium-translocating P-type ATPase: MQHKVKLELELILPEMEAGDDCAQHLTTRLGAQRGISQAHIVSAGTHAELCLHFDPNLISLAGVERLARETGAAVTSQFRHEQLAFAGLNVADAALSLERQLAALPGMLHANVNYAAGLIFIAYDSRQLLRTEILATIHSMGVRVLPPPAADASHEHAHAGEHGHSHGSAPTFLPHWMQERWTLLLVALAAACFLTGWLGARFFGFPTALSTTLYILAYIAGGYDVATHALPALFKGKLDTDILMLAAAAGAAILGEWSEGAFLLLLFAIGHAGEHYALDRARNAINALGELMPKTAQLKRGDTLIETPVEQLRLGDVVVARPGDRIAVDGRVAQGNSLMDQSPITGESVPVEKGPGAEVFAGSVNQNAALEIEVTRLAADNTLARVMKLVAEAQSQQSPTQQFADRFTSRFVPAVFIATLLVVALPPLFGWMAWQASFYRGMLLLVAASPCALAIGTPAAVLAGIAQAARNGVLIKGGVHLENLGRLRAMAFDKTGTLTQGRFRVTEIVPSAASDEIELLRTAAAVERHSNHPLAQAIVQAAAERQLALPSASGLENIPGRGVRSTLAGEQVRIGTPALLSEESRLVLDSPLEQRLAELQAAGRSTMLVSHGARLLGLLALADTPRPQAAAVLARLRQLGLDHLVMLTGDHAAVAQQIAAPLGISEVRANLLPEHKLESIEELEQEYGAIAMVGDGVNDAPALARATVGIAMGGAGTAVALETADVALMGDDLETLPFAVGLSRASRGIIQQNLWLSLGVIALLVVSSVFGLVQLGFAVLLHEGSTLLVVGNALRLLGYRQPA, encoded by the coding sequence ATGCAACACAAAGTTAAGCTGGAACTTGAGTTGATCTTGCCTGAGATGGAAGCCGGTGATGATTGCGCCCAGCACCTCACCACCCGGCTAGGCGCGCAACGCGGCATCTCGCAGGCGCACATCGTCAGCGCGGGCACACATGCCGAGCTGTGCCTGCACTTCGACCCGAACCTGATCTCGCTGGCTGGCGTAGAGCGCCTGGCCCGCGAGACCGGCGCGGCGGTCACCAGCCAGTTTCGCCACGAGCAACTGGCCTTCGCCGGCCTCAACGTAGCCGATGCCGCCCTCAGCCTTGAACGCCAGCTGGCGGCCCTGCCCGGCATGTTGCATGCCAACGTGAACTATGCCGCCGGGCTGATCTTCATTGCCTACGACAGCCGCCAACTGCTGCGCACCGAGATTCTGGCAACGATCCACAGCATGGGCGTGCGCGTGCTGCCGCCACCCGCTGCTGACGCCTCCCACGAGCATGCCCACGCCGGTGAACACGGCCACAGCCACGGCAGCGCCCCCACATTCCTGCCACACTGGATGCAAGAGCGCTGGACGCTGCTGCTGGTGGCGCTGGCGGCGGCCTGCTTCCTCACCGGCTGGCTGGGCGCCCGTTTCTTTGGCTTCCCCACCGCCCTGAGCACCACGCTGTACATCCTGGCCTATATCGCCGGCGGCTACGATGTTGCCACCCACGCCCTGCCCGCGCTTTTCAAAGGCAAGCTGGATACCGATATCCTGATGCTGGCGGCCGCCGCTGGCGCGGCCATTCTCGGCGAGTGGAGCGAGGGCGCCTTCCTGCTGTTACTGTTCGCCATCGGTCACGCCGGCGAACACTATGCCCTCGACCGGGCGCGCAATGCGATCAACGCGCTGGGCGAGCTGATGCCCAAAACCGCGCAGCTCAAGCGCGGGGACACCTTGATTGAAACGCCGGTGGAGCAACTACGCCTGGGCGATGTGGTGGTGGCGCGCCCGGGTGACCGCATTGCTGTGGATGGCCGGGTGGCCCAGGGGAACAGCCTGATGGATCAAAGCCCGATCACCGGTGAAAGTGTGCCGGTGGAAAAAGGCCCCGGCGCAGAGGTCTTCGCTGGCAGCGTAAACCAGAACGCCGCGCTGGAGATCGAGGTCACCCGCCTGGCGGCCGATAACACACTGGCCCGCGTAATGAAGCTGGTGGCCGAGGCACAAAGCCAGCAAAGCCCCACGCAGCAATTTGCCGACCGGTTTACCAGCCGCTTCGTGCCGGCGGTGTTTATCGCCACGCTGTTGGTAGTGGCCCTGCCGCCGCTCTTCGGCTGGATGGCGTGGCAAGCCAGCTTCTACCGCGGCATGCTGCTGCTGGTGGCGGCTTCGCCCTGCGCACTGGCGATCGGGACGCCGGCGGCGGTGCTGGCGGGCATTGCCCAAGCCGCCCGCAACGGCGTGCTGATCAAAGGTGGCGTGCATTTAGAGAACCTCGGCCGCCTGCGAGCGATGGCCTTCGACAAAACAGGCACCCTGACCCAGGGGCGCTTCCGCGTCACCGAGATCGTGCCTAGCGCGGCGAGCGATGAAATCGAGCTGCTGCGCACGGCCGCAGCGGTGGAGCGGCATTCCAACCACCCGCTAGCCCAGGCGATCGTGCAGGCCGCCGCCGAGCGGCAACTGGCGCTACCCAGTGCCAGCGGGCTGGAGAACATCCCTGGGCGCGGCGTGCGCAGTACCTTGGCCGGCGAGCAGGTGCGCATTGGCACGCCCGCGCTGCTCAGCGAAGAGAGCCGCCTGGTGCTGGATAGCCCGCTCGAGCAGCGCCTGGCCGAGCTGCAAGCGGCCGGGCGCTCCACCATGCTGGTGAGCCACGGCGCGCGCCTGCTGGGCTTGCTGGCCCTAGCAGATACGCCGCGCCCGCAGGCCGCCGCGGTGCTGGCGCGCCTGCGCCAACTGGGGCTGGATCATCTAGTGATGCTCACCGGCGATCATGCCGCGGTGGCGCAGCAGATCGCCGCACCCCTGGGAATCAGCGAGGTGCGCGCCAACCTGCTGCCTGAGCACAAGCTGGAAAGCATTGAGGAGCTCGAGCAGGAGTATGGCGCCATCGCCATGGTGGGCGATGGCGTCAACGATGCGCCGGCGCTGGCGCGCGCCACGGTAGGCATTGCCATGGGTGGCGCTGGCACAGCGGTAGCGCTGGAGACCGCCGATGTGGCGCTGATGGGCGACGATCTGGAGACGCTGCCCTTCGCAGTGGGCCTCAGCCGCGCCAGCCGTGGCATCATCCAGCAAAATTTATGGCTCTCGCTGGGGGTCATCGCGCTCTTGGTGGTGAGCTCCGTCTTCGGGCTGGTGCAGTTGGGCTTTGCCGTCTTGTTGCATGAAGGCAGCACACTCCTGGTGGTGGGCAATGCCTTACGCCTGCTGGGCTATCGCCAGCCGGCATAA